From one Amycolatopsis sp. FDAARGOS 1241 genomic stretch:
- a CDS encoding FAD-linked oxidase C-terminal domain-containing protein, which yields MTTYEPQDVRPGIAALAERLRAALGPDSVIDDHQRLRTYECDGLAHYKVMPALAVLVQDTAAVVETVRACAEAGVPFVARGSGTGLSGGALPRADGVLIVTSRMRHIIEIDRENQRAVVEPGVINLDVSRAANPEGYYYAPDPSSQQVCSIGGNVAENSGGAHCLKYGFTTNHVTGITFVTTDGEAVRLGGKAPDPTGYDLLGAIVGSEGTLGVATEVTVRLTRLPEAVRTLLAAFPGTDDAGAAVSEIIGAGVVPAAIEMMDALAIEAAEAAVHCDYPGGAGAVLIVELDGPADEVERQFEEVERHCGAHRAFEIRIAKDDVERALFWKGRKSAFAAVGRISPDYIVQDGVIPRTALPEVLSRMAELSRTSGVRVANVFHAGDGNLHPLVLFDDGVPGEAERAEEVSGAILDLCIEHGGSITGEHGVGSDKAKFMPRMFTEEDLDTMQLVRCAFDPGGLANPGKVFPTPRLCGEVPGRHKGAHPLQEAGIAEVF from the coding sequence ATGACGACCTACGAGCCACAAGACGTGCGACCAGGGATCGCGGCGCTGGCCGAGCGCCTGCGGGCGGCGCTGGGTCCCGATTCGGTCATCGACGATCACCAGCGCCTGCGTACCTACGAATGTGACGGCCTCGCGCACTACAAGGTCATGCCCGCGCTGGCCGTGCTCGTTCAAGATACGGCCGCCGTCGTGGAGACGGTGCGCGCCTGCGCGGAGGCCGGCGTGCCGTTCGTCGCGCGCGGGTCCGGCACGGGCCTTTCCGGTGGTGCGCTGCCGCGCGCCGACGGGGTCCTCATCGTCACCTCGCGGATGCGCCACATCATCGAGATCGACCGGGAGAACCAGCGCGCGGTCGTCGAGCCAGGGGTGATCAACCTGGACGTCTCCCGGGCCGCGAACCCCGAGGGGTACTACTACGCGCCGGATCCCTCGAGCCAACAGGTGTGCTCGATCGGTGGCAACGTCGCGGAGAACTCGGGAGGTGCGCACTGCCTGAAGTACGGGTTCACCACCAACCACGTCACCGGGATCACCTTCGTGACCACCGACGGCGAGGCCGTGCGACTCGGCGGCAAGGCGCCGGATCCGACCGGGTACGACCTGCTCGGGGCCATCGTGGGTTCGGAAGGGACGCTCGGCGTTGCCACCGAGGTGACGGTGCGCCTCACCCGGCTGCCGGAAGCGGTCCGCACGCTGCTCGCGGCGTTCCCGGGCACCGACGACGCCGGCGCGGCGGTTTCGGAGATCATCGGTGCCGGAGTCGTGCCCGCGGCCATCGAGATGATGGACGCGCTGGCGATCGAGGCGGCCGAAGCCGCCGTGCACTGCGACTACCCCGGTGGTGCGGGTGCGGTGCTGATCGTGGAGCTGGACGGACCGGCCGACGAGGTCGAGCGGCAATTCGAAGAGGTCGAGCGGCACTGCGGCGCACACCGGGCCTTCGAAATCCGCATCGCGAAGGACGACGTGGAGCGCGCGCTGTTCTGGAAAGGGCGCAAGTCGGCGTTCGCCGCCGTCGGGCGGATCAGCCCCGACTACATCGTCCAGGACGGCGTCATCCCGCGCACCGCGTTGCCCGAGGTGCTGAGCCGGATGGCCGAGCTGTCGCGCACCAGCGGTGTCCGGGTCGCCAACGTCTTCCACGCCGGAGACGGCAACCTGCACCCGCTCGTGCTCTTCGACGACGGGGTGCCCGGCGAAGCCGAGCGCGCGGAGGAGGTCTCGGGGGCGATCCTGGACCTCTGCATCGAGCACGGTGGCTCGATCACCGGAGAGCACGGCGTCGGATCGGACAAGGCGAAGTTCATGCCGCGGATGTTCACCGAGGAGGACCTCGACACCATGCAGCTGGTGCGCTGTGCCTTCGACCCGGGCGGACTCGCCAATCCCGGCAAGGTGTTCCCGACCCCGCGCCTCTGCGGTGAGGTGCCGGGCCGGCACAAGGGCGCGCATCCCTTGCAGGAAGCCGGAATCGCCGAGGTCTTCTGA